A stretch of Endozoicomonas sp. SCSIO W0465 DNA encodes these proteins:
- a CDS encoding NADP-dependent oxidoreductase, with amino-acid sequence MEESTIPEPGEGQMLLKSIFLSLDPYQRGRMSSSASYAAPTELGAVMGGGTISKVVKSNHSGYQEGDWVLCYSGWQEYAISDGTLWGSPIKNLGQHPVNPSWFLGILGMPGFTAYAGLLFIGNPKEGETVVVAAAAGPVGATVGQIAKLKGCRVVGVASGNRKCQYATEVLGFDACIDRTDPNFPSQLKQAVPDGIDVYFESVGGEVFDAVWPNLNDFARIPLCGTVSQNNLIGMPDGPDRLAQFMRSILVKKLRVEGFIIDDSFGHRYNEFINDMYRWVDNKEIRLYFDYELL; translated from the coding sequence ATAGAAGAATCTACCATTCCTGAACCAGGCGAAGGTCAAATGCTTCTGAAAAGCATATTTCTGTCACTTGACCCTTACCAAAGAGGAAGGATGAGCAGCTCCGCTTCTTATGCTGCACCAACAGAGTTGGGAGCTGTTATGGGAGGGGGGACTATTTCCAAAGTTGTAAAATCTAATCACTCAGGATATCAAGAAGGAGACTGGGTTCTTTGCTATAGCGGCTGGCAAGAATATGCGATTTCAGATGGTACGCTGTGGGGAAGTCCAATAAAGAATCTTGGTCAACACCCCGTTAATCCATCATGGTTTCTTGGAATTCTCGGGATGCCGGGGTTTACAGCCTATGCTGGGCTTTTGTTTATAGGAAATCCTAAAGAGGGTGAAACTGTTGTGGTTGCCGCCGCCGCTGGTCCTGTTGGTGCGACTGTTGGACAAATTGCAAAACTAAAAGGCTGTAGAGTGGTCGGAGTAGCCAGTGGTAACAGGAAGTGCCAATATGCAACCGAAGTACTTGGGTTTGATGCCTGCATCGACAGAACTGATCCAAATTTTCCATCTCAACTCAAGCAGGCAGTCCCTGATGGAATTGATGTTTATTTTGAGAGCGTGGGTGGAGAAGTGTTTGACGCTGTCTGGCCAAATCTTAATGACTTTGCTCGCATCCCTCTGTGCGGCACCGTATCCCAAAATAATCTGATTGGAATGCCTGATGGTCCTGACAGGCTAGCGCAATTTATGAGATCCATTCTGGTAAAAAAACTTAGAGTTGAAGGATTCATTATTGATGACAGTTTTGGTCACCGCTACAACGAATTTATAAATGATATGTATCGTTGGGTTGATAATAAAGAAATAAGGCTCTATTTTGATTACGAACTGCTCTAG
- the istB gene encoding IS21-like element helper ATPase IstB, which yields MINETLARLRSLRLTGMADALNQQLDQPGTYSSLSFEERLSLLTEQEETERNNKRLARLLRSARFKLAARIHDIDYEHPRGLKQNQMASLSGGGWLDRYRNLLITGPCGSGKSYLACALGHMACLKGYSVRYYRMSRLLDELILAHGDGSYSRQLKQLAKVDLLILDDWGLEPLTQQQRNDLLEVMDDRHEQGSTLVTSQLPTRKWHASIGDETLADAILDRLMHNAHRIELKGESMRKKLGKLDAVEHLV from the coding sequence ATGATCAATGAAACACTGGCTCGCCTTAGGTCACTGCGACTGACCGGAATGGCAGATGCCCTCAATCAACAGCTGGACCAGCCGGGCACCTACAGTAGCCTTAGCTTTGAAGAACGACTGTCGTTGCTTACTGAGCAGGAAGAAACAGAGCGAAACAATAAACGTCTGGCTCGGCTGCTCAGAAGCGCCCGGTTTAAACTGGCTGCCCGGATACACGACATTGACTATGAACACCCCAGAGGTCTCAAACAGAACCAGATGGCCAGCCTGTCTGGAGGAGGCTGGCTTGACCGGTACAGGAACCTGTTGATCACCGGACCTTGTGGTTCCGGTAAGAGCTACCTGGCCTGCGCCCTTGGGCACATGGCTTGTCTGAAAGGCTACAGTGTCCGGTACTATCGGATGTCCAGGCTACTGGATGAACTGATCCTTGCCCACGGTGATGGCAGCTACAGCAGGCAGTTGAAACAACTGGCAAAAGTAGACTTGCTGATTCTGGACGACTGGGGCCTGGAACCACTGACGCAGCAACAAAGGAACGATCTGCTGGAAGTCATGGATGACAGGCACGAGCAAGGTTCCACGTTGGTTACCAGTCAATTGCCCACCCGGAAGTGGCATGCCAGCATTGGTGATGAAACTCTGGCCGACGCCATTCTTGACCGGCTTATGCACAATGCCCACCGGATTGAACTCAAAGGCGAATCCATGCGCAAAAAGCTTGGAAAATTGGACGCAGTTGAACACCTGGTCTAA